One part of the Oncorhynchus clarkii lewisi isolate Uvic-CL-2024 chromosome 7, UVic_Ocla_1.0, whole genome shotgun sequence genome encodes these proteins:
- the LOC139412983 gene encoding kelch-like protein 41b, whose protein sequence is MDPKAMKEELRLFQSTLLQDGLKELLNENKFVDCTLKVGDRSFPCHKLIMAACSPYFREIFFSKDGKEVEANKEVVLDDVNPAILDMIITYLYSAEIDLTDENVQDIFAVANRFQIPSVFTVCVNYLQKKLSVTNCLAIFRMGLVLNVPRLAVSARDYIADRFDILSKDEEFLQLAAHELFAVIGGDSLNVEKEEMVFEALMKWVHNDKDKRVQVLGDAFECIRFRLMPEKYFHDKVETDEIIKADPELLKKVQIIKDAFQGKLPEKKDKVAGDKGADGEGGEAEDVFPGFLNDNRRHGMYVRDLILMINDTAAVAYDVNENECFLVAMSEQIPRNHVSLASQKNQLYLIGGLFVDEEDKDAPLQCYFYQLDTLAADWVALPPMPSPRALFNMGECENLLFAIAGKDLQSNKCLDSVMCYDVQKMKWSETKKLPLKIHGHSVVSHKGLVYCIGGKTDDNKALNKMFVYNHKQSEWRELAAMKTARAMFGAVVYNGKIVVAGGVNEEGLTAASEVYDFGTNKWETFTDFPQERSSVNLLSSEGVLYAVGGFTIIQNDNKEVVPAEVTDVWQYEEDKKEWSGMLREMRYAAGSSCVSMRLNATKMPKL, encoded by the exons ATGGACCCCAAAGCCATGAAGGAGGAGCTGCGCCTCTTCCAGAGTACCTTGCTCCAGGATGGCCTCAAGGAGCTGCTGAACGAAAACAAGTTTGTGGACTGCACTCTGAAAGTGGGCGATCGGAGCTTCCCCTGCCATAAACTCATCATGGCTGCCTGCAGCCCATACTTCAGAGAGATCTTCTTCTCCAAGGACGGCAAGGAGGTGGAGGCCAACAAGGAGGTGGTCCTGGACGATGTCAATCCCGCCATCTTGGACATGATCATCACGTATCTGTACTCGGCCGAGATTGACCTCACCGACGAAAATGTGCAGGACATATTTGCCGTAGCCAATCGTTTCCAGATTCCTTCAGTCTTCACCGTGTGTGTTAACTATCTTCAGAAGAAGCTCTCCGTTACCAACTGTCTGGCAATCTTCAGGATGGGTCTGGTCCTCAACGTGCCCAGGTTGGCGGTGTCCGCCCGTGACTACATCGCAGACCGCTTCGATATCCTCTCTAAAGACGAGGAGTTCCTCCAGCTGGCCGCTCATGAACTGTTCGCTGTCATCGGTGGCGACTCGCTCAatgtggagaaggaggagatggtGTTCGAAGCCCTCATGAAATGGGTCCACAACGACAAAGACAAACGTGTCCAGGTACTGGGTGACGCCTTTGAGTGCATCCGCTTCCGCCTCATGCCCGAGAAATACTTCCACGACAAAGTGGAGACAGACGAGATCATCAAGGCCGACCCGGAACTTCTGAAGAAGGTCCAGATTATCAAAGACGCATTCCAGGGGAAGCTCCCAGAGAAGAAGGACAAGGTAGCTGGGGATAAGGGGGCGGATGGCGAGGGTGGCGAGGCAGAGGACGTTTTCCCAGGTTTCCTGAACGATAACCGTCGCCACGGCATGTACGTCCGCGACCTGATCCTGATGATCAACGACACAGCAGCGGTGGCGTACGACGTCAACGAGAACGAGTGTTTCCTGGTGGCCATGTCGGAACAGATCCCCCGGAACCACGTCAGCCTGGCGTCACAGAAGAACCAGCTCTACCTCATCGGAGGACTGTTTGTGGACGAGGAGGACAAGGACGCTCCCCTACAGTGCTACTTCTATCAG TTGGACACTCTTGCAGCTGACTGGGTAGCTCTGCCCCCCATGCCTTCCCCTAGAGCTCTTTTCAACATGGGAGAGTGTGAGAACCTGCTGTTCGCTATTGCTGGAAAAGACCTCCAAAGCAACAAGTGTTTGGACTCTGTGATGTGCTATGATGTCCA GAAGATGAAGTGGAGTGAGACCAAAAAGCTTCCCCTGAAGATCCACGGCCATTCTGTGGTCTCCCATAAGGGCCTGGTGTACTGCATTGGAGGAAAGACTGATgacaa CAAAGCCCTGAACAAGATGTTTGTATACAACCACAAGCAGTCAGAGTGGAGGGAGCTGGCTGCCATGAAGACAGCCAGAGCCATGTTCGGAGCCGTCGTTTACAACGGAAAGATTGTGGTGGCCGGTGGAGTCAACGAGGAAGGCCTCACTGCTGCATCTGAAGTCTACGACTTTGGAACAAACAA ATGGGAGACGTTCACAGACTTTCCCCAGGAGAGGAGCTCAGTGAACCTGCTGAGCAGTGAGGGGGTCCTGTACGCCGTGGGGGGATTCACCATCATCCAGAATGACAACAAGGAGGTGGTCCCCGCAGAGGTCACAGATGTTTGGCA GTACGAGGAGGACAAGAAGGAATGGAGCGGGATGCTGAGGGAGATGCGTTACGCCGCTGGCTCCTCCTGCGTATCCATGCGGCTCAATGCTACCAAGATGCCCAAACTCTAG